The following are from one region of the Roseobacter fucihabitans genome:
- a CDS encoding DMT family transporter: MDNLRGAAFMVLAMLGFAIEDMLIKFMALALPVGQIIGMLGLGSALLAAVILRIQQQPLFTRAMLTPAIALRALGELIGTLGFVTAIALTPLSSASAILQATPLFVTLGAALFLQEQVGWRRWAAILVGFGGVLMIIRPGMESFDWLSLFAVQGVIGLGIRDLATRRVPRETSTMQLSFLAFLVLIPAAGVLMWINGSSLVALSLANWLCFTLALLIGMVAYYGIVAAMRIGEVSFVTPFRYSRIIFALFVGVLVFSERPDVWTLSGAAIIVGSGLYTLWRERHVRAKTA, encoded by the coding sequence ATGGACAACCTACGCGGCGCAGCCTTCATGGTTCTGGCGATGCTCGGCTTTGCGATCGAGGATATGCTGATCAAATTCATGGCGCTCGCCCTGCCCGTGGGGCAGATCATCGGCATGTTGGGCCTGGGCAGCGCGCTTTTAGCGGCCGTTATCCTGCGGATACAACAACAACCCCTGTTCACCCGCGCCATGTTGACCCCCGCAATTGCCCTGCGCGCTCTGGGCGAATTGATCGGCACATTGGGGTTCGTGACCGCCATCGCGCTGACGCCACTCTCCTCGGCATCCGCCATCCTTCAGGCAACACCACTTTTCGTGACGCTCGGGGCGGCCCTGTTCTTGCAGGAACAGGTCGGTTGGCGACGCTGGGCGGCGATCCTTGTGGGCTTTGGCGGTGTGCTGATGATCATCCGTCCGGGCATGGAGAGCTTTGATTGGCTGTCGCTCTTTGCCGTGCAAGGCGTCATCGGTCTGGGCATCCGCGATCTGGCAACGCGGCGCGTGCCGCGCGAAACCTCGACCATGCAGTTGAGTTTTTTGGCTTTTCTGGTGTTGATCCCGGCGGCTGGCGTGCTGATGTGGATCAACGGATCCAGCCTCGTAGCCCTATCGCTGGCGAACTGGCTCTGCTTCACCCTCGCGCTGCTGATCGGTATGGTGGCCTATTACGGCATCGTGGCCGCCATGCGCATTGGTGAGGTCAGCTTTGTGACCCCCTTCCGCTACTCCCGTATTATTTTCGCACTTTTTGTCGGCGTGCTGGTCTTTAGCGAGCGTCCGGATGTCTGGACCCTTTCCGGTGCCGCAATCATTGTCGGCTCCGGGCTCTATACACTCTGGCGGGAACGTCATGTGCGCGCCAAAACCGCCTAA
- a CDS encoding DUF533 domain-containing protein: MSFMKTLAKVAIGVAVAKGAQSVMRGGGGGLMGGASGRAGGRKSGDLQSMLGGLLGGVSGAGSAGGLTGGLGGLLDNLGGAKGGGGLQDMLSGLAGGAGAAGLLGALGGKMQGRPQSSSANFGEVLNSAFDATPQREIEPSADQEAAAALMLRAMIQAAKSDGTLDEAEREKLLGQLGDEVDADEAAFVQSEMQKPVDVDALVQETPQGLETQIYAVSVMGINLDDQAEAQYLHKLAKGYGLEAQEVNDIHAQLGVPSLYT, from the coding sequence ATGAGTTTCATGAAAACGCTGGCAAAGGTTGCAATTGGCGTGGCTGTCGCAAAGGGCGCGCAAAGTGTGATGCGTGGCGGAGGTGGCGGGCTGATGGGCGGTGCTTCGGGACGCGCAGGCGGGCGCAAATCCGGTGATTTACAGAGCATGCTTGGCGGGCTTTTAGGCGGTGTGTCCGGGGCTGGCTCCGCGGGCGGGTTGACGGGCGGATTGGGCGGTTTGCTTGACAATCTGGGCGGCGCAAAGGGCGGCGGCGGTTTGCAGGATATGCTGTCTGGGCTTGCCGGTGGCGCCGGTGCGGCTGGCCTCCTAGGTGCGCTTGGCGGCAAAATGCAGGGCCGTCCCCAGAGCAGCAGCGCCAATTTCGGTGAGGTGCTGAATTCCGCATTTGATGCCACGCCACAGCGCGAAATCGAACCCAGCGCAGATCAGGAAGCGGCCGCCGCGCTGATGTTGCGCGCAATGATTCAGGCGGCAAAGTCGGACGGTACATTGGACGAGGCTGAGCGCGAAAAGCTCTTGGGCCAGCTCGGGGATGAGGTCGATGCCGATGAGGCCGCCTTCGTTCAGAGCGAGATGCAAAAACCTGTGGATGTCGATGCTTTGGTCCAGGAAACGCCGCAGGGCCTGGAAACCCAGATCTATGCCGTATCAGTCATGGGCATCAATCTGGATGATCAGGCCGAAGCGCAATATCTGCACAAACTCGCCAAAGGCTATGGCCTGGAGGCGCAGGAGGTCAATGACATCCATGCCCAGCTTGGCGTGCCGTCGCTTTATACCTGA
- a CDS encoding GNAT family N-acetyltransferase, which produces MSVLTVRAAEMPRDLPVVQELCWEYRAFLLGFDADMRDIVEAFYPQDAYRLLMADLPVKHARPRGEIMLIQDGETPFGCGMIQPLSETDGEVKRVFIRADARGSGAGEMLSRALIAQARADGYLRLLLDTSAKFTTAQKLYEKLGFERRGPYSDLPPDTEQHLVFYELNL; this is translated from the coding sequence ATGAGCGTGTTGACTGTGCGCGCGGCTGAAATGCCGCGCGATCTGCCGGTGGTTCAGGAGCTTTGCTGGGAGTACCGTGCATTCCTGCTGGGATTTGACGCCGATATGCGCGACATCGTCGAGGCGTTCTACCCGCAAGACGCCTACCGCTTGCTGATGGCCGATTTACCGGTAAAACATGCCCGCCCGCGTGGAGAAATCATGCTGATCCAGGACGGTGAGACGCCCTTTGGCTGCGGCATGATCCAGCCCTTGAGCGAGACGGACGGCGAGGTCAAACGCGTGTTCATCCGTGCCGATGCACGTGGCAGTGGTGCCGGAGAGATGTTGTCACGAGCCTTGATTGCGCAAGCCCGTGCGGATGGCTATCTCCGCTTGTTACTTGATACATCGGCGAAGTTTACCACCGCCCAAAAGCTTTATGAAAAGCTCGGATTTGAGCGCCGTGGTCCTTACTCGGATCTTCCGCCGGATACCGAGCAACATCTGGTGTTTTACGAACTCAATCTGTGA
- a CDS encoding nucleoside hydrolase, translating into MSPRKIIIDTDPGQDDAVAILMALASPEDVNVLGITCVAGNVPLPLTSKNSLIICELAGATDIPVYAGCDRPMGRELVTAEHVHGETGLNGPVLPDPKMALKSGHAVDYLIETLRDEPAGTVILCALGPLTNIATALQKAPDIADRVQQIVLMGGAYFEVGNITPTAEFNIYVDPQAADIVFKSGIDIVVMPLDVTHKALVTSPRNTAFRVLNTPVGRAVADMTDFFERFDKTKYGSDGAPLHDPCVIAYLIDPELFSGRHINVEIETTSELTMGMTVADWWGVTQRPANALFIGDLDADGFFTLLTERLARL; encoded by the coding sequence ATGTCCCCCCGCAAAATCATCATCGATACCGATCCCGGTCAAGACGACGCCGTCGCGATTCTTATGGCACTTGCCAGTCCCGAAGACGTGAACGTTCTGGGAATTACCTGTGTGGCGGGGAATGTGCCACTACCGCTCACATCAAAAAATTCGCTTATTATCTGTGAGTTAGCGGGCGCAACTGATATCCCTGTATATGCGGGTTGCGACAGACCGATGGGGCGAGAGTTGGTCACAGCCGAGCATGTCCATGGTGAGACCGGGTTGAACGGGCCCGTGTTGCCCGACCCCAAAATGGCGCTGAAATCTGGTCATGCGGTGGATTACCTGATCGAGACCCTGCGCGATGAGCCTGCCGGGACTGTGATCCTCTGCGCCCTGGGACCCCTCACGAATATCGCCACGGCGCTGCAAAAAGCCCCGGACATCGCCGATCGCGTTCAACAAATCGTATTAATGGGGGGTGCCTATTTCGAAGTCGGCAACATCACGCCGACCGCTGAATTCAACATCTATGTCGATCCACAGGCGGCCGATATCGTGTTCAAATCCGGGATCGACATCGTGGTCATGCCGCTGGATGTCACCCATAAGGCGCTGGTGACCTCCCCCCGCAATACCGCCTTTAGGGTTTTGAACACGCCTGTCGGGCGCGCCGTTGCTGACATGACGGATTTTTTCGAGCGTTTCGACAAGACCAAATATGGTTCGGATGGCGCGCCGTTGCATGATCCCTGTGTGATCGCCTATCTCATTGATCCTGAGTTATTTTCCGGTCGCCATATCAATGTTGAAATTGAAACGACGTCGGAATTGACCATGGGCATGACCGTGGCGGATTGGTGGGGGGTGACGCAGCGCCCGGCAAATGCGCTTTTCATTGGCGATCTGGACGCTGATGGGTTTTTCACCTTGCTGACAGAGAGGCTGGCGCGGCTGTGA
- the eno gene encoding phosphopyruvate hydratase, whose translation MSTIIDIHAREILDSRGNPTVEVDVILEDGSMGRAAVPSGASTGAYEAVERRDGDMARYMGKGVLEACAAVNGEIAEALVGIDATEQVELDAVMIELDGTENKSRLGANAILGVSMAAAKAAADYTTQPLYRYIGGTSARVLPVPMMNIINGGEHADNPIDIQEFMIMPVAAENIREAVRMGSEVFHTLKKELSAAGLSTGIGDEGGFAPNINSTRDALDFILKSIEKAGYKPGDDIYLAMDCAATEYFKDGKYVLAGEGKTLTSAENVEYLKALVDDYPIISIEDGMSEDDWDGWHALTAALGDKIQLVGDDLFVTNPTRLAMGIERKSANSMLVKVNQIGTLTETLKAVDMAHRAGFTNVMSHRSGETEDATIADLAVATNCGQIKTGSLARSDRLAKYNQLIRIEEALGETAQYAGRAILR comes from the coding sequence ATGAGCACCATCATCGACATCCACGCCCGCGAAATTCTCGACAGCCGCGGCAACCCCACGGTCGAGGTCGACGTGATCCTGGAAGATGGGTCGATGGGGCGCGCAGCTGTGCCCTCAGGTGCCTCTACCGGAGCTTATGAAGCGGTTGAGCGGCGCGATGGCGATATGGCGCGCTATATGGGTAAGGGCGTGCTGGAGGCCTGCGCAGCGGTGAACGGCGAGATTGCCGAAGCACTCGTGGGGATTGATGCCACCGAGCAGGTCGAGCTCGACGCTGTGATGATCGAATTGGACGGGACCGAAAACAAGTCACGCCTGGGTGCCAATGCGATCCTTGGCGTCTCGATGGCCGCCGCAAAGGCCGCGGCGGATTACACCACCCAGCCGCTCTATCGCTATATCGGGGGCACCTCTGCGCGGGTTTTGCCCGTGCCGATGATGAATATCATCAACGGCGGTGAACATGCCGATAACCCCATCGACATTCAGGAATTCATGATCATGCCAGTGGCGGCGGAAAATATCCGCGAAGCCGTGCGCATGGGCTCCGAAGTGTTCCATACGCTGAAAAAAGAGCTTTCGGCTGCGGGGTTGTCCACGGGGATCGGGGATGAGGGAGGCTTTGCGCCCAACATCAACTCCACCCGTGATGCACTTGATTTTATTCTGAAATCTATCGAAAAAGCAGGGTACAAGCCGGGGGATGATATCTATCTGGCCATGGATTGCGCCGCGACAGAATACTTTAAGGACGGAAAATATGTCCTTGCCGGAGAAGGAAAAACGCTGACATCGGCAGAAAACGTCGAATATCTCAAGGCACTTGTGGATGACTACCCGATCATCTCGATTGAGGACGGCATGTCCGAAGATGACTGGGACGGCTGGCACGCGCTAACCGCAGCTCTTGGCGACAAGATCCAGCTTGTGGGGGATGATCTGTTTGTGACGAACCCTACCCGGCTGGCAATGGGGATCGAGCGCAAATCCGCAAACTCAATGCTCGTAAAAGTAAACCAAATCGGTACGTTAACGGAAACACTTAAAGCGGTTGACATGGCCCACCGCGCGGGATTCACCAACGTGATGTCACACCGCTCCGGTGAAACCGAGGATGCAACGATAGCCGATCTCGCGGTAGCCACAAACTGTGGGCAAATCAAGACAGGCTCGCTGGCGCGGTCGGACCGGTTGGCAAAATACAATCAGCTGATCCGTATCGAAGAAGCCTTGGGTGAAACGGCACAATATGCCGGGCGCGCGATACTGCGCTAA
- a CDS encoding FAD-binding oxidoreductase, with protein MKVIVVGAGIIGSLIAYRLVQAGAEVTLIDAGLPAHAASGASFGWINASFYADNDHFNLRAAGIEAHRRLAADLESDAVQWPGCLCWEHQGDALESQYKALKDLGYTVDIISEVTFARIEPFAVAPSRALYFPGEGCVDLAALTCEAIASAASGGLRLIMGHAVTGLSDAGGRISGVETVSGRIAADRVVVAAGVATEAILKGVGVALPMLKRPGLMVRSEPLKPLLRHILVSPVQELRQTPQGHLLAPAAASHQSDASESIDQTPDVLADRTMQRVSALIGRDVAWEQVTLAHRPVPHDGLPAVGACGPEGLYVTTMHSGATLAPLVAEMAASEIMQNALGNEQSALLAPYRPARFTD; from the coding sequence ATGAAGGTCATCGTTGTGGGCGCGGGTATCATCGGTTCGCTCATCGCCTATCGTTTGGTGCAGGCCGGCGCAGAGGTCACCTTGATCGATGCAGGCTTGCCCGCGCATGCCGCATCCGGTGCCTCCTTCGGCTGGATCAACGCCAGCTTTTACGCGGATAATGACCATTTCAATTTGCGCGCAGCCGGCATTGAGGCGCATCGCCGTCTGGCCGCTGATTTGGAGAGCGATGCCGTGCAATGGCCCGGATGCCTGTGTTGGGAGCATCAAGGTGATGCATTAGAATCGCAATATAAGGCCCTGAAGGATTTAGGATATACGGTCGATATCATCTCAGAGGTGACCTTCGCGCGGATCGAACCTTTTGCTGTGGCACCGTCCAGAGCGCTGTATTTTCCGGGTGAAGGCTGTGTCGATCTGGCGGCATTGACCTGCGAGGCCATCGCAAGCGCGGCATCTGGTGGATTGCGTCTGATCATGGGCCATGCGGTTACCGGGTTGAGCGACGCGGGCGGGCGGATCAGCGGTGTAGAGACCGTTTCGGGACGGATTGCTGCTGATCGGGTCGTTGTTGCCGCGGGTGTCGCCACGGAAGCGATCCTCAAAGGGGTTGGCGTGGCGTTGCCCATGCTGAAGCGGCCGGGCCTGATGGTGCGCTCTGAACCTCTCAAGCCCTTGTTGCGGCATATTCTGGTCAGCCCGGTGCAAGAGCTGCGCCAGACACCGCAGGGGCATTTACTTGCGCCCGCCGCGGCAAGCCATCAAAGTGATGCAAGTGAAAGCATCGATCAAACCCCCGATGTGCTGGCGGATCGAACCATGCAGCGGGTGAGCGCCTTGATCGGGCGGGATGTCGCCTGGGAACAGGTCACGCTGGCGCACCGTCCTGTGCCACACGATGGGCTGCCTGCGGTGGGGGCTTGCGGACCCGAAGGCCTGTATGTCACGACGATGCATTCTGGTGCCACGCTGGCGCCGCTCGTCGCGGAAATGGCGGCGTCGGAGATTATGCAGAACGCGCTCGGCAATGAGCAATCCGCGCTTCTGGCCCCCTACAGACCGGCGCGATTCACAGATTGA
- a CDS encoding DMT family transporter produces MEQKSHMDAFGAAALIAFALHLAFNQIVIKFTNGGFGPVFAAGLRSAGAVIVLLIWMRLRGVSFRVPRNAVPAGVFTGCLFGLEFMCLFSALDFTTVSRASVIFYSMPVWLAVASHFLNPSDRLSGLRSVGLLMAMAGVALALLDRSDTTASLWGDILALTSAFCWAGIVLCVKITPLSKVPPAQQLLFQLIISAPLLLLAAVFFGDFIRDLRPIHIAGLLFQIIAIASLGFLAWFWLMSIYPASSVASFSFLSPVFAVILGWLLLDETVSLKVWIALSLVAGGIYLINRRPRFA; encoded by the coding sequence ATGGAACAGAAATCTCACATGGATGCATTTGGCGCCGCAGCCTTGATCGCGTTTGCCCTGCATCTTGCCTTTAACCAGATCGTGATCAAATTCACCAACGGTGGGTTTGGCCCGGTTTTTGCCGCAGGGCTGCGCTCGGCGGGGGCGGTGATTGTTTTGCTGATCTGGATGCGCTTGCGCGGGGTCAGTTTTCGGGTGCCGCGCAACGCAGTTCCGGCGGGTGTTTTCACCGGGTGCCTGTTTGGTCTTGAGTTTATGTGTCTTTTTTCGGCGCTGGACTTCACGACCGTAAGCCGCGCTTCGGTCATTTTTTATTCGATGCCGGTCTGGCTCGCGGTCGCCAGCCATTTTCTGAACCCGTCGGACCGGCTTAGCGGTCTGCGCAGCGTTGGTCTGTTGATGGCCATGGCGGGCGTGGCGCTGGCGCTGCTGGATCGCAGCGACACAACGGCAAGCCTATGGGGCGATATCCTCGCGCTCACTTCTGCGTTTTGCTGGGCCGGGATCGTGCTTTGCGTCAAAATCACGCCGCTGAGCAAGGTCCCACCGGCGCAACAACTGCTGTTCCAACTGATCATCTCCGCGCCTCTCCTCTTGCTGGCTGCGGTGTTTTTCGGGGATTTTATCCGGGACCTGCGCCCCATCCACATCGCGGGCCTCCTGTTCCAGATCATCGCCATCGCCAGCCTTGGTTTCCTCGCCTGGTTCTGGCTGATGTCGATTTATCCGGCCTCCTCCGTCGCCTCCTTCAGCTTCCTGTCACCGGTTTTCGCGGTGATCCTGGGGTGGCTGTTGTTGGATGAAACCGTGAGCCTAAAGGTCTGGATCGCCCTGAGCCTGGTGGCGGGCGGCATCTATCTCATCAACCGCCGCCCCAGATTTGCCTGA
- a CDS encoding Fur family transcriptional regulator, producing the protein MSKSIIKRCEVKGLRMTGQRRVIAQVLEDSDDHPDVEELYARASSVDAGISIATVYRTVKLFEEAGILDKLEFGDGRARYEDAERDHHDHLIDMNSGEVTEFVDAEIEALQERIARKLGYELRGHRLELYGVPLKKD; encoded by the coding sequence ATGAGCAAATCCATCATCAAACGGTGCGAGGTCAAAGGCTTGCGCATGACGGGACAACGGCGCGTGATCGCGCAGGTCCTGGAGGACAGCGATGATCATCCCGACGTCGAAGAGCTCTATGCGCGCGCCTCCAGCGTGGACGCGGGTATTTCCATCGCGACGGTTTACCGCACCGTGAAGCTGTTCGAGGAGGCCGGTATCCTTGATAAGCTGGAATTCGGCGACGGGCGCGCGCGCTATGAAGACGCCGAACGCGATCACCATGATCACCTGATTGACATGAATTCGGGCGAGGTCACCGAGTTCGTTGACGCCGAAATCGAGGCCTTGCAGGAACGCATTGCGCGCAAGCTTGGCTATGAGTTGCGCGGGCATCGCCTCGAGCTTTACGGCGTACCGCTTAAGAAGGACTGA
- a CDS encoding cupin domain-containing protein has protein sequence MKGAASNRDRSRVLINQTCATENAGRLIDTCFYFLLFAAESRHWHPVDATEIWLFTRVRRLFSHSVQRMKAPPEIICSDLIWHAGAP, from the coding sequence ATCAAAGGAGCGGCATCAAACCGCGACAGGTCCAGGGTACTTATAAACCAGACCTGCGCGACTGAAAACGCAGGGCGACTAATCGACACCTGTTTTTATTTTCTGCTGTTCGCAGCGGAGAGCCGCCATTGGCACCCCGTCGATGCCACCGAAATCTGGCTCTTCACGCGGGTGCGCCGCTTGTTCAGTCACTCAGTACAACGGATGAAGGCCCCGCCAGAGATCATCTGCTCAGACCTGATCTGGCACGCAGGTGCGCCGTAA
- a CDS encoding YdiU family protein, with translation MTFPIPFDNSYARLPRSFFSQLSPTPPRSPELLHYNQELGDLLGIPAAPDAQYAAVFGGAALPDGSTPIAQLYAGHQFGSYNPQLGDGRAVLLGEVVCDDGVRRDIQLKGSGPTPYSRMGDGRAWLGPVLREYIVSEAMHALGIPTTRALAAVLTGEQVLRETALPGAVLTRVAQSHLRVGTFEVFAHRGQKGELKRLTDYAIDRHFPEADGPMGLLREVCRAQAELIAAWMSVGFIHGVMNTDNCTICGETIDYGPCAFMDEYHADTVFSSIDQTARYAYSNQPRIIVWNMAQLATCLLQLYEEPGTAVEEATEIVHAMPEQIDTAWRKRFGAKLGICDPTPQDAELIETLLALMQQQGADFTNTFDALARGDARDQFTDREAFDAWSVKWRARIADETSAQTTMQAASPRVIPRNHRIEEMIAAAVGGDYQPFTRLLAATTSPYTTQDTELMRPPTQSQRVPATFCGT, from the coding sequence ATGACATTTCCAATTCCCTTCGATAACAGCTACGCCCGCCTGCCGCGCAGCTTTTTCAGCCAGCTATCTCCAACGCCCCCGCGTTCGCCTGAGTTGTTGCATTACAATCAAGAGCTTGGAGATTTGCTCGGGATTCCCGCAGCACCCGATGCGCAATATGCGGCGGTGTTCGGCGGCGCTGCGCTGCCCGATGGATCCACCCCGATCGCTCAGCTTTATGCGGGTCACCAATTCGGCAGCTACAACCCGCAATTGGGCGATGGGCGCGCGGTTCTGCTGGGCGAGGTGGTCTGTGATGATGGGGTGCGGCGCGATATCCAGCTCAAAGGGTCCGGGCCGACACCCTATTCCAGAATGGGCGATGGGCGTGCCTGGCTGGGTCCGGTACTGCGTGAATATATCGTTTCGGAAGCCATGCACGCGCTTGGCATACCGACCACGCGCGCGCTCGCCGCCGTGCTGACCGGCGAGCAGGTCTTGCGCGAAACCGCCCTGCCCGGCGCGGTGTTAACGCGGGTTGCGCAAAGCCATCTGAGGGTTGGCACCTTCGAGGTTTTCGCGCATCGCGGACAAAAGGGCGAATTGAAACGCCTGACCGATTACGCAATTGACCGGCATTTCCCAGAGGCAGACGGGCCGATGGGATTGCTGCGCGAAGTCTGTCGCGCGCAGGCGGAACTGATTGCGGCCTGGATGTCGGTCGGCTTCATTCATGGTGTGATGAACACCGATAATTGCACAATCTGCGGTGAAACCATCGACTATGGGCCTTGCGCTTTCATGGATGAATATCACGCTGATACGGTCTTCAGCTCGATTGATCAAACCGCGCGCTATGCTTATTCGAACCAACCGCGCATCATTGTGTGGAATATGGCGCAACTGGCGACCTGCCTGTTGCAGCTTTATGAAGAGCCCGGCACCGCTGTGGAAGAGGCAACCGAGATCGTACACGCGATGCCCGAGCAGATAGACACGGCCTGGCGCAAGCGGTTTGGCGCAAAGCTCGGAATTTGCGATCCCACGCCACAGGATGCTGAATTGATCGAAACCCTGCTGGCGCTGATGCAACAGCAGGGCGCGGATTTCACCAATACTTTTGACGCGCTGGCACGCGGCGATGCACGCGATCAATTTACCGACAGGGAGGCGTTTGACGCCTGGAGCGTCAAGTGGCGGGCCCGGATCGCGGATGAAACCTCTGCGCAAACAACGATGCAGGCCGCCTCCCCCAGGGTGATCCCGCGCAACCATCGCATTGAGGAGATGATCGCGGCGGCTGTGGGGGGCGACTATCAGCCCTTTACCCGATTACTTGCGGCGACGACATCGCCCTACACCACGCAGGACACCGAGCTGATGCGCCCCCCAACGCAGTCCCAACGCGTGCCCGCCACCTTTTGTGGCACCTGA
- a CDS encoding GNAT family N-acetyltransferase — protein sequence MSAALTLATPQHLDRLDALVAAFHLESGIILEPDARRAGIAPLLEGSPHGAAYLIGPPRAPIGYVVITFGWSLEFGGLDGFIDEIYVRPGVRGRGIASETLQSLPRALAGAGLKAIHLEVDRSDKAAHRLYARSGFSAREKYMLMSRKL from the coding sequence GTGAGCGCCGCCCTTACGCTGGCGACACCGCAGCATTTGGATCGGCTCGACGCGCTGGTGGCCGCGTTTCATCTTGAAAGCGGAATAATCTTGGAACCCGATGCGCGCCGCGCTGGCATCGCGCCGCTGCTGGAGGGCTCACCGCATGGTGCTGCATATCTGATCGGGCCTCCAAGAGCACCCATCGGCTATGTGGTCATCACCTTTGGATGGTCGCTGGAGTTCGGTGGGCTGGATGGGTTTATTGATGAAATCTATGTGCGCCCTGGTGTGCGAGGTCGCGGCATCGCATCGGAGACTTTGCAAAGCCTTCCCCGCGCTCTGGCCGGTGCTGGTTTGAAAGCTATCCATCTGGAGGTGGACCGTTCTGATAAAGCAGCGCACCGGCTTTATGCGCGTTCCGGCTTCTCTGCCCGAGAAAAATATATGTTGATGAGCCGCAAACTATAA
- a CDS encoding DEAD/DEAH box helicase, with product MSDFDMMDLPAKLVARLTEMGLKDPTPIQKQAIPHALNGRDVMGLAQTGTGKTAAFGVPIVAQMMALEGRPAPKSVRGLVLAPTRELATQISVNLRAFAEGTPIKVAMVVGGQSINNQIKRLERGVDLLVATPGRLLDLMDRRAVRLNEAVFLVLDEADQMLDMGFIHDLRKIASVIPKERQTMLFSATMPKQMNELAQSYLRSPIRVEVSPPGKAADKVTQEVHFIAKSEKPALLIEMLDKHREERALVFGRTKHGSEKLMKNLVKAGYAAGSIHGNKSQGQRDRAIAAFKSGEIKVLVATDVAARGLDIPDVKHVYNFDLPNVPDNYVHRIGRTARAGKDGAAIAFCAPDEMGELKAIQKTMGVSIPVGSGRPWEGADIPEGTKPKGRGRGRGGRPQGGGNGGGGQPAQGQKPGGGRNRRRGGKPGGGGQRAA from the coding sequence ATGAGCGATTTTGATATGATGGACCTGCCAGCCAAACTGGTGGCACGTCTGACTGAAATGGGTCTGAAAGACCCGACCCCGATCCAGAAACAGGCGATCCCACATGCGCTGAATGGGCGCGACGTGATGGGTCTGGCCCAGACAGGGACGGGCAAGACGGCAGCCTTTGGCGTACCGATCGTGGCGCAGATGATGGCGCTTGAAGGGCGCCCGGCACCCAAATCGGTGCGCGGTCTGGTGTTGGCACCGACCCGTGAATTGGCCACACAGATCAGCGTCAACCTGCGCGCCTTTGCCGAAGGCACCCCAATTAAGGTGGCGATGGTCGTCGGTGGGCAATCAATTAACAACCAAATCAAGAGGTTGGAGCGCGGTGTTGATCTTCTGGTGGCGACACCGGGACGCCTGCTCGACCTGATGGATCGCCGCGCGGTGCGGCTGAATGAAGCGGTGTTTCTGGTGCTGGACGAGGCGGATCAGATGCTCGACATGGGCTTCATCCATGATCTGCGCAAAATCGCCAGCGTGATCCCCAAGGAACGCCAAACCATGCTGTTTTCGGCCACCATGCCCAAGCAGATGAACGAACTGGCCCAAAGCTATCTGCGCAGCCCGATCCGGGTGGAAGTCTCGCCGCCGGGCAAAGCCGCCGATAAGGTCACGCAGGAAGTGCATTTTATCGCCAAATCCGAAAAACCCGCGCTGTTGATCGAAATGCTGGATAAGCACCGCGAAGAACGCGCGCTGGTATTTGGGCGTACGAAACACGGCTCTGAAAAGCTGATGAAAAACCTTGTCAAAGCCGGGTATGCCGCCGGATCCATCCATGGCAATAAATCCCAAGGTCAGAGGGACCGCGCGATTGCCGCCTTTAAATCAGGTGAAATTAAGGTGTTGGTTGCAACGGATGTTGCCGCGCGCGGCCTGGACATCCCGGATGTGAAACACGTCTATAATTTTGATCTGCCCAATGTGCCGGATAATTATGTACACCGGATCGGGCGGACGGCGCGGGCCGGTAAAGACGGCGCGGCCATTGCCTTTTGCGCCCCCGATGAGATGGGCGAGTTGAAGGCCATTCAAAAGACCATGGGGGTCAGTATCCCGGTCGGGTCTGGACGCCCGTGGGAAGGCGCGGATATTCCCGAAGGCACCAAGCCCAAGGGAAGGGGTCGCGGACGCGGTGGACGACCACAGGGCGGCGGTAACGGTGGCGGGGGCCAACCGGCACAGGGTCAAAAGCCCGGTGGTGGACGCAATCGTCGTCGCGGCGGCAAACCCGGTGGTGGCGGTCAACGCGCCGCCTGA